The following are encoded together in the Gordonia insulae genome:
- a CDS encoding alpha/beta fold hydrolase: MNDEFSLLRETADELGLEIPVPTVRRIDTTVEGHQVSALAWGASSPRAVFLHVGGQNAHTWDSVLLTLGIPALAIDLPGHGHSSWRADSDYSPAPNAQAITPVVEELAPQVELVVGMSLGGLTAIRLAATVPNLVPRAVIVDVTPESPNRAAELERQARGTVALIEGPHDFADLADLAEIIDLTHAAAPHRSLTSIRRGVIHNTRRRADGRWEWRYDRLREAPRAQPLWDDLRAATAPMTLVRGGRSAFTSDEDVVRFRDRGAHTDVLTIDGAGHSVQSDAPRELASLIAHVLGQS, encoded by the coding sequence GTGAATGACGAGTTCAGCCTGTTGCGCGAAACCGCTGACGAACTCGGTCTGGAAATCCCGGTTCCGACCGTCCGACGCATCGACACCACCGTTGAGGGCCATCAGGTCAGCGCTTTGGCATGGGGTGCATCGAGTCCGCGGGCGGTGTTTCTTCACGTGGGTGGGCAGAACGCACACACGTGGGACAGCGTCCTACTGACCCTGGGAATACCGGCGCTGGCGATCGACCTCCCCGGACACGGCCACTCGTCCTGGCGCGCCGACAGCGACTACTCGCCGGCACCCAATGCACAAGCCATCACCCCGGTGGTCGAGGAGCTGGCTCCCCAAGTCGAGCTGGTGGTGGGCATGTCACTCGGCGGACTCACCGCCATCCGCCTCGCGGCGACTGTTCCGAACCTCGTGCCGCGCGCCGTCATCGTCGACGTCACACCGGAATCACCCAACCGCGCAGCCGAACTGGAACGGCAGGCCCGTGGGACTGTCGCATTGATCGAGGGACCCCACGACTTCGCCGACCTCGCCGACCTCGCCGAGATCATCGACCTCACCCACGCTGCGGCACCACACCGATCGTTGACATCGATCCGCCGCGGCGTCATCCACAACACCCGCCGTCGCGCAGACGGCCGCTGGGAGTGGCGCTACGATAGGCTCCGCGAAGCGCCCCGGGCGCAACCGCTCTGGGACGATCTGCGAGCAGCCACGGCCCCGATGACCCTCGTCCGCGGTGGTCGATCCGCCTTCACTTCCGACGAGGACGTCGTGCGATTCCGCGACCGCGGGGCACACACCGACGTGTTGACGATCGACGGCGCCGGCCATTCGGTGCAGAGCGATGCCCCGCGCGAGCTCGCGTCGCTGATCGCGCATGTGCTGGGACAGAGCTGA
- a CDS encoding branched-chain amino acid ABC transporter permease/ATP-binding protein, with translation MTSFLGYTLLSLGTGALYALLACGVLIIRRGTGVLNFAQSGFLLFAAYFFDQLATAWDIPRALAGIITVFVTGVIGLAFHVVVMRALRETSQLNKVIATLGLLIILQAAVGLLFGSATRLAPSVLPRAEIELAGQLIGWDILVRLGVIAAITLCLWLFYRYTTYGHAATAVAENEQSAASLGWSPDAIAGMSWFAGAALAGLGGVLLAPLQNPLSSGNLLLLIVPTLAVALVAGFTSFPIAFFAGLAISILELQIQVHSGDGSSLKGLDKAVPVLLIAVFLMIRGRSIPERGHLSEKLPRLGSGRINVPALLIASLLVLAMIWLVLPTTWLNALTINSIWAILLLSVVVLVGYTGQLSLAQVTFAGISALVAGRLVAVYGWPLELAFVAGIVVVVPVGLLFAIPALRTRGIQLAVVTLGMSVAVDAFFFQRQYFSPAPAGTGRSVFGEALSRPEGTLVGEPTLFGIDIDNTLHPERYATLVLVAAVVIGLLVANIRRGRVGRRLIAVRTNERAAASLGISIFGAKMYAFALSAAIAGAGGVLLAFQQRNITYGGGMFDPFQGILIIAFAVAGGVGYITGAFAGATLVAGALASRISDGLSGLFSRSATLARVAGAVLAAVLGFVVGQSVQERIVNNVRFRRWARYAPVVGLGTFAVLGVVFSDRIQGWLGDLERYLPLVGGIVLILVLMQPGGRGIAGTTVDQISWVSSKVPKRFRRRDVGRAEMVGQLAQSTHIRADSVTLTVAGLGVRFGSVRAVDDVSFTVEAGKVVGLIGPNGAGKTSVVDAITGYSPTATGQVTLGDQALHDLPAHKRARAGVSRSFQNLELFEDLSVLENIRAASDDRRLAAYATDLVHPGNRPLSSTAIAAIKEFDLLDDLHRPVRDLPYGRRRLVAIARAVATRPSILLLDEPAAGLDEQESAELAVLTRKLADEWNLGVLLIEHDMNFVMEISDHVIVLDFGRKIAEGTPHEVQADDSVRVAYFGATTTEPVGSH, from the coding sequence ATGACAAGCTTCCTCGGCTACACGCTGTTGAGCCTCGGTACGGGCGCTCTCTATGCGCTCCTCGCATGTGGGGTGCTCATCATTCGGCGCGGCACAGGTGTCCTGAACTTCGCCCAAAGCGGATTCTTGCTATTCGCTGCATACTTCTTCGACCAGCTCGCTACAGCCTGGGACATCCCACGGGCGCTCGCTGGGATCATCACAGTGTTCGTCACCGGCGTCATCGGGCTTGCGTTTCACGTGGTGGTGATGCGTGCATTGCGCGAGACCAGTCAGCTGAACAAGGTCATCGCAACACTCGGCTTGTTGATCATTCTCCAAGCAGCGGTTGGGCTTCTCTTCGGTAGTGCGACACGGTTGGCCCCCTCGGTGCTCCCCCGTGCCGAGATTGAACTGGCCGGTCAATTGATCGGCTGGGATATCCTGGTCCGACTGGGCGTCATTGCCGCGATAACGCTCTGCCTCTGGCTGTTCTATCGCTATACGACATATGGTCACGCGGCTACTGCGGTCGCGGAGAACGAGCAGTCGGCCGCCTCGCTGGGCTGGTCACCGGACGCTATTGCCGGGATGTCGTGGTTCGCCGGGGCTGCACTGGCGGGTCTCGGGGGAGTGCTGTTGGCCCCTCTCCAGAACCCGCTGAGTTCGGGAAACCTACTGCTCCTGATCGTTCCGACACTAGCCGTTGCGCTGGTCGCGGGATTTACTTCCTTCCCCATCGCCTTCTTTGCGGGACTGGCGATCTCGATCCTGGAGCTGCAGATCCAGGTCCACAGCGGCGACGGTTCCTCGTTGAAGGGGCTGGATAAGGCTGTGCCGGTGTTGCTGATCGCGGTATTCCTGATGATTCGTGGCCGAAGCATTCCTGAGCGAGGGCACCTGAGCGAAAAGCTACCCAGACTTGGGAGTGGACGAATCAATGTCCCCGCCCTGCTGATCGCCAGTCTTCTTGTGTTGGCGATGATCTGGTTGGTCCTTCCGACGACCTGGCTCAACGCGCTCACAATCAACTCCATTTGGGCGATACTGCTCCTCTCGGTAGTGGTCCTGGTCGGTTACACCGGACAGCTGTCACTCGCGCAGGTCACATTCGCCGGCATCTCTGCTCTTGTCGCAGGACGCCTTGTCGCCGTGTACGGCTGGCCGCTCGAACTGGCATTTGTCGCTGGGATCGTTGTTGTCGTCCCCGTCGGCTTGTTGTTCGCGATTCCAGCGCTTCGAACGCGTGGAATTCAACTCGCAGTTGTGACTTTGGGAATGTCAGTTGCCGTGGACGCCTTCTTTTTTCAGCGGCAATACTTCTCTCCGGCTCCCGCCGGCACGGGCCGCTCGGTCTTTGGAGAAGCACTCAGTAGGCCTGAGGGAACGCTGGTGGGTGAGCCGACACTATTCGGTATCGACATCGACAACACTCTTCATCCCGAGCGATATGCCACTCTCGTTCTGGTCGCCGCGGTGGTGATCGGTTTGCTCGTGGCCAACATTCGCCGTGGCCGGGTTGGGCGCAGATTGATTGCGGTCAGGACCAATGAGCGTGCGGCTGCATCTTTGGGCATCAGCATTTTCGGGGCCAAGATGTACGCGTTCGCGTTGTCCGCTGCGATTGCAGGCGCGGGCGGTGTGCTGTTGGCGTTTCAGCAGAGAAACATCACCTACGGCGGTGGGATGTTCGATCCATTCCAGGGCATCCTGATCATCGCCTTCGCTGTCGCCGGTGGTGTCGGCTACATCACTGGTGCCTTCGCTGGTGCGACTCTGGTTGCGGGTGCGCTGGCGTCACGGATCTCTGACGGCCTCAGTGGCCTGTTCAGCCGTTCTGCCACGTTGGCGCGGGTTGCCGGTGCAGTCCTTGCCGCGGTGTTGGGATTTGTTGTTGGACAAAGTGTTCAAGAGAGAATTGTGAACAATGTCAGATTCCGCAGATGGGCACGATATGCGCCGGTTGTCGGTCTTGGCACGTTCGCAGTTCTGGGGGTTGTCTTCTCTGATCGCATCCAGGGCTGGCTGGGTGACCTCGAGAGGTACCTGCCACTCGTGGGCGGGATCGTGCTGATCCTGGTACTGATGCAGCCGGGTGGTCGAGGGATCGCGGGGACAACAGTGGATCAGATCTCGTGGGTGTCTTCCAAGGTGCCGAAGCGTTTCCGGCGGCGCGACGTCGGCCGGGCCGAGATGGTGGGCCAGCTTGCACAGTCCACGCATATCCGCGCTGATTCAGTCACGTTGACGGTCGCCGGCCTCGGTGTTCGGTTTGGTTCGGTTCGGGCCGTTGATGATGTCTCGTTCACCGTCGAGGCCGGCAAGGTTGTAGGGCTGATCGGACCCAACGGTGCGGGCAAGACGTCAGTTGTAGACGCCATCACGGGGTACAGCCCCACTGCTACAGGGCAGGTCACGCTCGGCGACCAAGCATTGCACGACCTTCCCGCCCACAAACGTGCTCGTGCGGGTGTCAGCCGTTCCTTCCAGAACCTCGAACTATTCGAAGACCTGAGCGTGCTCGAGAACATCAGGGCAGCGAGCGATGATCGGAGGCTGGCCGCCTATGCGACTGATCTCGTCCACCCTGGAAACCGACCGCTCAGTTCGACCGCAATAGCGGCAATCAAAGAGTTCGATCTGCTGGATGATCTACATCGTCCGGTCCGTGACCTCCCGTACGGTAGGCGACGCCTCGTCGCGATTGCGCGTGCGGTGGCTACCCGTCCGTCGATTCTCCTCCTCGACGAACCGGCGGCCGGCCTCGACGAGCAAGAGAGCGCTGAATTGGCGGTTCTCACAAGGAAGCTCGCCGACGAGTGGAACCTGGGCGTTCTGCTCATCGAACACGACATGAACTTTGTGATGGAGATCAGTGACCACGTCATCGTCTTGGACTTCGGACGAAAGATCGCCGAGGGCACTCCGCACGAGGTCCAGGCAGACGACAGCGTTCGTGTTGCGTACTTCGGTGCCACGACCACCGAACCAGTAGGGAGTCACTGA
- a CDS encoding ABC transporter ATP-binding protein has product MTSIIAACDLEVGYGPIPVLHGLELEVNAGEVVALLGPNGSGKTTTLMALAGALSPSRGEVRWKGEVAHLPLYQRTRHGLSIVTEERSVVMSLTARQNLRLARVDPEAVVVDYPELADHLDRKAGLLSGGQQQILTLARALARRPDALLADELSLGLAPQITSRLLTAVRSAADSGMAVLLVEQHVRKALQVADRVYVLRQGRIDWSGTAAQALANQSRIESSYLGGNTSTATTP; this is encoded by the coding sequence ATGACCAGCATCATCGCCGCCTGCGATCTCGAGGTTGGATACGGGCCGATCCCGGTGCTACACGGCCTCGAACTTGAAGTGAATGCGGGCGAAGTCGTGGCGTTGCTCGGCCCGAATGGAAGTGGGAAGACCACGACCTTGATGGCCCTCGCAGGTGCTCTGTCCCCGAGTCGCGGGGAGGTACGGTGGAAGGGGGAGGTAGCTCATCTTCCCCTGTATCAACGCACTCGCCATGGCCTGTCGATCGTGACCGAGGAACGTTCGGTTGTCATGTCGCTGACGGCGAGACAGAATCTGCGTCTGGCGAGAGTAGATCCCGAAGCGGTTGTCGTAGACTATCCCGAGCTCGCTGACCATCTCGATCGGAAGGCTGGTCTACTTTCGGGTGGGCAGCAGCAGATTCTCACCCTCGCTCGCGCACTCGCCCGACGACCGGACGCCCTGCTCGCTGACGAACTGTCCCTCGGCCTTGCGCCTCAGATCACCTCACGACTGTTGACCGCGGTGAGATCGGCCGCCGACAGCGGTATGGCTGTGCTGCTGGTCGAACAGCATGTGAGGAAGGCGCTCCAGGTTGCCGACCGCGTTTACGTATTACGCCAGGGACGCATCGACTGGTCTGGAACAGCTGCCCAGGCCTTGGCAAATCAATCTCGTATCGAATCTTCGTACCTTGGCGGCAACACATCCACGGCCACGACCCCGTAG
- a CDS encoding thiolase C-terminal domain-containing protein, whose translation MSQHTGSAVDAATETPIVDTGRVLPQPTLTSAEFWASGADGILRIAQCSSCGRRTHPKPPVCRHCGHEDVPMTGTSGLATVVGFTVNTQQWLPRFPPPYVVAIVALQDDPDVRLTTNIVHCAPETLRIGMPVRVTFEHAADDIWLPLFEPDPDRDDAVLDVPDPSSTHTNLRPRASTTKFEDKVAITGVGQSQIGRRLMVDPLSLTITACRQAVQDAGLRFADIDGLSTYPGAAPAGMSEGGIMALEDALGIHPTWVNGGGELPGQNGSIVAAMLAVASGLCRHVLCFRTVWESTYSELSRTGQWHIPEQRATGMLEERAPYGAMSPANWIACHASQYLHRYHVDREVLGWIAVNGRNNASANPEAVYREPMTIDDYLGARMVSSPFGLYDCDVPCDGAVAVVVSAIETTKDLPGTAVRVEAVGTQITERISWDQGTLTHLPQSLGPAAHLWTRTDLTTDDVDIAMLYDGFTFNALSWLEGLGFCEFGGAEDFIDRGRGIAIDGPLPVNPHGGQLSAGRTHGYGHFREAVLQLRGQAPGRQVDDARVAVVTAGGGVPSGAILLRAE comes from the coding sequence ATGTCGCAACACACCGGTTCCGCGGTCGACGCGGCCACCGAGACTCCGATCGTCGACACCGGGCGGGTGCTTCCGCAACCGACCCTGACAAGTGCGGAGTTCTGGGCCTCCGGCGCCGACGGCATCCTCCGGATCGCCCAATGCAGCTCCTGCGGCCGGCGCACACATCCGAAGCCGCCCGTCTGCCGCCACTGCGGGCACGAAGATGTGCCGATGACTGGTACCAGCGGCCTCGCGACGGTTGTCGGATTCACTGTCAACACCCAGCAGTGGCTGCCACGGTTCCCTCCTCCGTATGTGGTCGCCATCGTTGCGCTGCAGGACGACCCGGATGTCCGCCTGACCACCAATATCGTCCACTGCGCGCCGGAGACGCTCCGCATCGGCATGCCGGTGCGGGTCACGTTCGAGCACGCCGCCGACGACATCTGGCTCCCGCTGTTCGAGCCCGACCCGGACCGCGACGACGCCGTCCTCGATGTCCCCGACCCCTCATCGACACACACCAACCTACGGCCGAGGGCATCCACGACGAAGTTCGAGGACAAGGTCGCAATCACCGGAGTGGGCCAGTCGCAGATCGGACGACGACTGATGGTTGACCCGCTCTCCCTGACCATCACCGCCTGCCGGCAGGCGGTACAGGACGCGGGACTGCGCTTCGCCGACATCGACGGTCTCTCCACGTACCCGGGCGCAGCACCGGCCGGCATGTCGGAGGGAGGCATCATGGCCCTGGAAGACGCCCTGGGCATCCATCCCACGTGGGTCAACGGTGGTGGAGAACTTCCCGGCCAGAACGGGTCCATCGTCGCAGCCATGCTCGCGGTCGCATCGGGATTGTGCCGGCATGTGCTGTGCTTCCGGACAGTCTGGGAGTCAACATATTCAGAGCTGTCACGAACCGGGCAATGGCACATCCCCGAGCAGCGCGCAACCGGAATGCTCGAAGAACGCGCACCCTACGGGGCGATGTCGCCGGCGAATTGGATCGCCTGCCATGCTTCGCAGTATCTGCATCGCTACCACGTCGACCGTGAGGTCCTCGGCTGGATCGCGGTCAATGGGCGAAACAACGCATCCGCGAACCCTGAAGCCGTCTATCGCGAGCCGATGACAATCGACGACTATCTCGGTGCCCGAATGGTGTCGTCACCATTCGGCCTGTACGACTGCGATGTTCCCTGTGATGGAGCGGTCGCGGTAGTCGTGTCCGCGATCGAGACCACCAAAGACCTCCCCGGCACTGCGGTCCGCGTCGAGGCGGTGGGCACCCAGATCACCGAGCGAATCTCCTGGGATCAAGGCACGCTCACGCACCTGCCCCAATCGCTGGGCCCGGCCGCCCACCTGTGGACTCGAACCGACCTCACCACCGACGACGTCGACATCGCGATGCTCTATGACGGATTCACCTTCAACGCCCTGTCCTGGCTCGAAGGACTCGGCTTCTGTGAGTTCGGGGGCGCCGAGGATTTCATCGATCGCGGACGAGGTATCGCCATCGACGGACCGCTACCGGTGAATCCGCATGGCGGGCAACTCTCCGCGGGACGTACGCATGGTTACGGGCACTTCAGGGAGGCGGTGCTGCAATTGCGAGGGCAGGCACCCGGCCGGCAGGTCGATGACGCACGCGTCGCGGTCGTCACCGCGGGTGGCGGAGTGCCATCCGGAGCCATCCTGCTCCGCGCCGAGTGA
- a CDS encoding SDR family NAD(P)-dependent oxidoreductase — translation MGSGDSNVDNDSLVGKVALITGAGRGIGRAEAIRLSRRGIIVVVNDLGVAVDGTGTDTSPAQSVVSQIEAEGGRAIVDHTDVGSLAGGEEVVRKTVSELGRIDILINNAGFVPAPGDVERPIETDVDAQLDIHFKAALGTISAAIPWMKNQRFGRIINTVSEVALDSRYGGGTYAYAAAKAALWSLTLSMSSDFVDEGITVNAISPGAATRMNATYLDPSRTDLAPDHVAQVVEYLICPSAGDLSGRVIHVAGDQLREFMVRRTADSGAVRRIELFRQSDESVTDEA, via the coding sequence ATGGGTTCTGGTGATTCGAACGTAGACAATGATTCATTGGTCGGTAAGGTTGCTCTGATTACCGGAGCTGGACGCGGCATTGGACGCGCCGAAGCAATACGGTTGTCGCGCAGAGGAATAATCGTTGTCGTGAACGATCTGGGTGTTGCAGTCGACGGCACCGGCACGGATACATCTCCGGCCCAGAGTGTAGTTTCTCAGATTGAGGCAGAAGGTGGGCGGGCGATCGTCGATCACACCGACGTCGGATCGTTGGCCGGTGGCGAAGAAGTTGTGCGCAAGACCGTGAGTGAGCTCGGGCGTATCGATATCCTGATTAACAACGCCGGCTTTGTGCCGGCACCGGGAGATGTTGAGAGACCGATCGAGACGGATGTTGACGCTCAACTCGATATTCATTTCAAGGCTGCGCTGGGAACGATAAGTGCGGCGATCCCCTGGATGAAGAACCAGAGGTTTGGTCGGATCATCAATACGGTCTCGGAGGTTGCACTAGATTCCAGGTACGGGGGTGGCACCTACGCCTACGCTGCGGCCAAAGCTGCGCTGTGGTCGCTGACTCTGTCGATGTCGTCCGATTTCGTTGATGAGGGGATCACCGTCAACGCCATATCGCCGGGCGCTGCGACCCGGATGAACGCCACTTATCTGGATCCATCCCGAACAGATCTTGCGCCGGACCATGTCGCTCAGGTCGTTGAGTATCTCATCTGTCCGTCGGCAGGTGATCTCAGCGGTCGGGTCATACATGTTGCCGGCGATCAGCTTCGAGAGTTCATGGTTCGTCGAACTGCCGACAGCGGCGCTGTTCGACGCATTGAACTATTTCGTCAATCCGATGAGTCGGTGACGGACGAAGCCTAG
- a CDS encoding ABC transporter substrate-binding protein encodes MTVAPTETSTGGANLPESIAAVQAAVTALNDRGGIKGQQVELTVCNNKNDATAAAACGQQAVDEKVVAVVGMYSQTGGEMAPLESASIPAVGSVGIAGDGSELTSKMSFVYYNPVFGFVACPSVLAADGVKQIGGISSDVAASQRTAALVQAGGVAAGKPIDPNIKLPLNTSDYAPAAAQLVDGGADGVTMVSTEQGSVALMRAGGNKLKYCNAQGALSEPSLASAGPSAAGFYESGPFPPFSAASEYPELQQFTTEMDAAFASGDKAAAPELRKATSLNAWLAVQAVDKVAEQISGDVTSASLLDQLNKTTDLDLGVVPPLNFTQQTPIPGLDRLFNTTVRANKWDAASKQLVPASDTLYNGLELLSKSQG; translated from the coding sequence ATGACGGTTGCACCGACCGAGACCTCGACCGGCGGTGCGAACCTGCCCGAGTCGATCGCGGCGGTGCAAGCTGCGGTCACCGCCCTCAACGACAGGGGCGGTATCAAAGGTCAGCAAGTTGAGCTGACTGTGTGCAACAACAAGAATGACGCGACCGCTGCTGCCGCGTGTGGACAGCAAGCGGTGGACGAGAAGGTGGTCGCGGTCGTCGGGATGTACTCTCAGACCGGTGGTGAGATGGCGCCTCTCGAATCGGCCTCGATTCCCGCGGTCGGTAGCGTCGGGATTGCGGGCGATGGTTCTGAGCTGACCAGCAAGATGAGCTTTGTCTACTACAACCCTGTCTTTGGCTTCGTAGCTTGTCCTTCTGTTTTGGCAGCTGACGGGGTCAAGCAAATAGGTGGAATCAGTTCGGATGTAGCCGCGTCCCAACGGACTGCGGCTCTGGTCCAGGCGGGCGGTGTGGCCGCAGGTAAACCGATCGATCCAAATATCAAGCTGCCGCTGAACACCAGTGACTACGCTCCTGCGGCAGCTCAGCTCGTCGACGGCGGCGCGGACGGCGTGACCATGGTCTCGACCGAGCAGGGCAGCGTTGCACTCATGCGAGCAGGTGGGAACAAGCTGAAATATTGCAATGCACAAGGCGCTCTGTCCGAACCAAGTCTTGCCAGCGCAGGTCCCTCAGCGGCAGGCTTCTACGAAAGTGGCCCGTTCCCGCCCTTCTCTGCGGCAAGTGAGTATCCGGAGTTGCAGCAGTTCACTACCGAGATGGATGCAGCCTTCGCTTCCGGTGACAAGGCTGCCGCACCTGAATTACGCAAGGCCACATCCCTTAACGCGTGGTTGGCAGTACAGGCTGTGGACAAGGTGGCCGAGCAGATCTCCGGTGACGTCACCAGTGCGTCGCTTTTGGACCAACTGAACAAGACGACCGACCTCGATCTAGGTGTGGTCCCTCCCCTGAACTTCACCCAACAGACACCGATCCCCGGACTGGATCGACTGTTCAACACAACTGTGCGCGCAAACAAGTGGGATGCTGCGTCGAAGCAACTCGTGCCGGCGTCGGACACCTTGTACAACGGTCTGGAATTGCTCTCGAAATCCCAGGGGTAG
- a CDS encoding AMP-binding protein — MNVRAVPDRLRQHYLDTGLWSDTTLGSLLLAGLTDSPDQTFRVWSKTDPASLTFIELESLARRFAQGLVARGVRPGTRVAFQLPNCLEAAVTFIGCSLAGMVLVPIAGYYGRKELTEIVNGSGATVLIVQHGAFDEGGNLDVPVGACAAMPMLQEVVVCGTSGVDGALDFDDLIAGGPIESAVTTSADDPVLLAYTSGTSGQSKGVVHTHRTIVAEVRNHLALMIPANATPQITASPIAHAAGMTLGLLAPLYRGEPINVVDSFDVDFILSICGKNDLAPGGGASVFLSALIDHPGFTDRIARRMGYVILGGSTVPEDLVRRAEDRGVTVLRSYGLTEHPTISAGLIGDDSVALLTTDGQPLPGVEVEVRLPDGTIAPSGIEGHIHSRGPDLCAGYTDPSLTAESFDNVGWFATGDLGVMDSAGHLSVTGRAKDLIIRNGVNISPAEVENALLSCPGVADVSIVGVPDARTGERSIAFVTPENPDNEPTLADVRLHLGAVGLAKPKWPEELRVVSSFPRTPSGKIRKIDLRASLDSEA; from the coding sequence ATGAATGTCCGAGCTGTTCCCGATCGATTGCGGCAACACTATCTGGACACAGGGTTGTGGAGTGATACGACTCTCGGGTCACTGTTGTTGGCAGGACTGACCGACAGTCCCGATCAGACCTTCCGAGTCTGGTCGAAAACTGATCCGGCGTCCCTGACTTTCATCGAACTGGAGTCGCTCGCGAGACGATTCGCACAGGGACTCGTCGCACGGGGCGTGCGGCCGGGGACGAGGGTCGCGTTTCAGTTACCGAACTGCCTGGAAGCTGCGGTCACCTTCATCGGTTGTAGCCTTGCCGGCATGGTGCTGGTGCCGATTGCCGGCTACTACGGCCGCAAGGAGCTCACCGAGATCGTGAACGGTTCCGGTGCGACTGTTCTGATCGTCCAGCATGGGGCGTTCGACGAAGGCGGCAATCTCGATGTTCCGGTCGGCGCATGTGCTGCCATGCCGATGCTGCAGGAGGTGGTGGTGTGCGGAACCTCGGGTGTTGACGGCGCACTCGACTTCGACGACCTCATCGCAGGCGGACCCATCGAGTCCGCAGTGACGACATCTGCCGACGACCCGGTGTTGCTCGCGTACACCTCAGGGACATCGGGTCAGTCCAAGGGTGTTGTCCACACGCATCGTACGATCGTCGCTGAGGTGCGAAACCATCTGGCACTCATGATCCCAGCGAATGCCACGCCTCAGATCACCGCCTCACCGATAGCACATGCCGCCGGTATGACCCTCGGCCTGTTGGCGCCCCTGTATCGGGGCGAACCCATCAATGTGGTGGATTCATTCGATGTCGACTTCATCCTGTCAATCTGCGGGAAAAACGACCTGGCTCCCGGCGGAGGTGCATCGGTGTTCCTGTCTGCCCTGATCGACCACCCTGGGTTCACAGACCGGATAGCGCGGCGGATGGGATATGTGATCCTCGGCGGTTCAACGGTTCCCGAGGATCTGGTACGACGGGCGGAGGATCGCGGTGTGACGGTTCTGCGCTCATACGGCCTGACGGAGCATCCCACGATCAGTGCCGGGTTGATAGGCGACGACAGTGTCGCGTTGCTCACCACGGACGGACAGCCCTTGCCAGGCGTCGAAGTCGAAGTTCGACTGCCGGACGGCACGATAGCGCCGTCCGGGATCGAGGGGCACATCCACAGCCGCGGTCCCGATCTTTGTGCCGGCTACACAGATCCGTCACTCACGGCGGAGTCGTTCGACAACGTCGGTTGGTTCGCCACCGGCGACCTCGGCGTCATGGACTCAGCCGGGCACCTTTCGGTCACAGGGCGCGCGAAGGACCTGATCATTCGTAACGGTGTGAACATCTCTCCGGCTGAGGTCGAGAACGCGCTGCTGTCGTGCCCCGGCGTTGCCGATGTCTCCATCGTCGGAGTGCCGGACGCTCGCACAGGTGAACGGTCGATCGCTTTCGTCACGCCTGAGAATCCGGACAACGAGCCCACACTTGCCGATGTGAGGTTACACCTCGGTGCGGTCGGACTCGCGAAACCTAAATGGCCAGAGGAGCTTCGGGTGGTCTCGAGCTTTCCGAGGACGCCATCGGGCAAAATCAGGAAGATAGATCTTCGGGCATCGCTCGATTCCGAAGCATAG